The following are encoded in a window of Deinococcus planocerae genomic DNA:
- a CDS encoding DUF3208 domain-containing protein — MSTSYAHGGGRAAVRLLQGYVWHPADADVDLEHYLPHDLDEAHVLWDQVTPPFAFFENGQPTAGQTFYQFTVLRVYDDKPGGDALHGDAETASQALGPLLDATPEGVGWQLWEDLREL; from the coding sequence ATGAGCACCTCCTACGCCCACGGCGGAGGCCGCGCCGCCGTGAGACTGCTTCAGGGTTACGTCTGGCACCCGGCGGACGCCGACGTGGACCTGGAACACTACCTGCCCCACGACCTCGACGAGGCGCACGTGTTGTGGGATCAGGTCACGCCGCCCTTCGCCTTTTTCGAGAACGGCCAGCCGACCGCCGGGCAGACCTTCTACCAGTTCACGGTCCTGCGCGTGTACGACGACAAACCCGGCGGAGACGCCCTGCACGGCGACGCCGAGACCGCCAGCCAGGCCCTCGGCCCCCTGCTGGACGCCACCCCCGAGGGCGTGGGCTGGCAGCTCTGGGAGGACCTGCGCGAGCTATGA